One bacterium genomic window carries:
- a CDS encoding LysE family translocator, translating to MPTLSALALYVPVALVMAVTPGPATLFVLSRASSYGREAGLLSAAGLLTGTMGLIALAALGLTGILEGAPFAFDVVKTAGAAYLVYLGLRTLVAPKDRGALGAVRGRGDVPVRSGPLLFRDGIVTELFNPKAALFYASVLPQFVDARRQDVPLQMFALGVIFVVFGALSLGSIAFFAGTLQAKVRRGGAWRGVTRWVSGGVLVALGLRLAVSRVR from the coding sequence ATGCCCACGCTGAGCGCGCTGGCGCTATACGTGCCGGTCGCGCTCGTCATGGCGGTGACGCCGGGGCCGGCGACCCTCTTCGTGCTGAGCCGCGCGTCTTCGTACGGACGCGAGGCCGGGCTGCTCTCCGCCGCCGGCCTGCTGACCGGGACGATGGGGCTCATCGCGCTGGCGGCCCTCGGTCTGACCGGCATTTTGGAAGGGGCGCCCTTCGCGTTCGACGTGGTCAAGACCGCCGGAGCCGCGTACCTCGTCTATCTCGGGCTGCGGACGCTCGTCGCGCCGAAGGACCGCGGCGCTCTGGGCGCGGTTCGCGGGCGCGGGGATGTGCCCGTCCGCTCGGGGCCGCTGCTTTTCCGGGACGGGATCGTGACGGAATTGTTCAATCCCAAGGCCGCGCTGTTCTATGCCTCGGTCTTGCCGCAGTTTGTGGACGCGCGCCGGCAGGACGTGCCGCTGCAGATGTTCGCGCTCGGCGTCATCTTCGTCGTCTTCGGCGCCCTGTCGCTGGGTTCTATCGCCTTCTTCGCCGGCACCCTGCAGGCCAAGGTCCGCCGCGGGGGAGCCTGGCGGGGCGTGACGCGGTGGGTGTCCGGCGGCGTGCTCGTGGCACTCGGTCTGCGCCTCGCCGTCAGCCGAGTTAGATAA
- the smpB gene encoding SsrA-binding protein SmpB → MAEKNGDGDLRVIATNRRARHEYWIEETHEAGIALTGTEVKSLRAGHVILGDAFARVDRGEAWLLHLHISPYEQGNIQNHDPMRTRKLLLHKREIMRLGARVQQRGYTLVPLRLYFRNGVAKVELGLARGRHTYDKRERIAERDAERRIARSLGARDAGRGPSRRER, encoded by the coding sequence GTGGCGGAGAAGAACGGCGACGGGGATCTCCGCGTCATCGCGACGAACCGGCGCGCGCGGCATGAGTACTGGATCGAGGAGACGCACGAGGCCGGGATCGCGCTGACCGGGACGGAAGTGAAATCGCTGCGGGCGGGACACGTGATCCTCGGCGACGCGTTCGCGCGGGTCGACCGCGGCGAGGCGTGGCTGCTGCACCTTCACATCAGCCCTTACGAGCAGGGCAACATCCAGAACCACGATCCGATGCGGACCCGGAAGCTGCTGCTGCACAAGCGGGAGATCATGCGCCTGGGCGCCCGCGTTCAGCAGCGCGGATACACGCTGGTGCCGCTCCGCCTCTACTTTCGCAACGGCGTGGCCAAGGTCGAGTTGGGGCTCGCGCGCGGGCGCCACACGTACGATAAGCGCGAACGGATCGCCGAGCGCGATGCCGAGCGCCGCATCGCCCGCTCACTCGGCGCGCGGGATGCCGGGCGTGGGCCGTCCCGCCGCGAACGCTGA